The Pseudonocardia broussonetiae DNA segment CAGCGCGATCAGGGGGCCGGGCGCTCAGGTGCCCGGGCGCTCAGGTCGCCGCGAGGCGGCCGGTGCTCAGCGCCGCGAGCAGCAGCAGCCCCAGGCCCACGCGGTACCAGACGAAGACGTAGACGCTGTGGCCCTCGACGTAGCGCAGCAGCCAGGCGATCGTCGCGTAGCCGACGCCGAACGCGATGACGGTCGCGACGATCATCTGCAGCACGCTCGGCCCGTCGCCGGCGAACACGTCGGGCAGCTGGAACAGGCCCGCCGCGAACACCGACGGGATGGCCAGCAGGAACGAGTAGCGGACGATCGCGGGACGTGTCATGCCCAGGAACAGGCCGGCGGTGATCGTGCCGCCGGAGCGCGAGACGCCCGGGATCAGCGCCATGGCCTGCGCGAACCCGAGCAGGATCCCGTCCTTCGGGGTGATCTTGCGCAGCTCGATCTGCTGGCGGCCGACGCGCTCGGCGAGCCCCAGCAGCAGGCCGAAGACGATCAGCGTCGTCGCCACCAGCCAGAGGTTGCGGCCCA contains these protein-coding regions:
- a CDS encoding undecaprenyl-diphosphate phosphatase, with translation MTWLEVLVLGLVQGLTEFLPISSSAHLRITSEVFFGRDAGAAFTAVTQLGTELAVVVYFAKDIGHLVAVWWRGFSTPMVRITDDYKIAWLVIIGTIPIAVLGLLFEDQIQTVGRNLWLVATTLIVFGLLLGLAERVGRQQIELRKITPKDGILLGFAQAMALIPGVSRSGGTITAGLFLGMTRPAIVRYSFLLAIPSVFAAGLFQLPDVFAGDGPSVLQMIVATVIAFGVGYATIAWLLRYVEGHSVYVFVWYRVGLGLLLLAALSTGRLAAT